A genomic segment from uncultured Erythrobacter sp. encodes:
- a CDS encoding glycerol-3-phosphate dehydrogenase codes for MPDVFDLAVIGGGVNGAGIARDAAGRGAKVLLLERGDLAEGTSSNSTKLIHGGLRYLEHYEFALVREALTEREVLWGIAPHIIWPLRFILPHRPGLRPRWLLRLGLFLYDHIGGRKYLPSAEGIDLTRHPAGAPLKPAYTRAFAYSDGWVDDARLVVLNARDAADRGAEVRTRCEVAALTREGELWRIDAGGETFRARAVVNAAGPRVLDLLGRAGEPSAQKMRLVRGSHIVVRKLFDHDYAYFFQLPDGRIFFAIPYEQDFTLIGTTDVDHDGSLDEVRASAEEIAYLCAGASEYFRKPVTPADVVWTYSGVRPLIDDGSGKPEAATRGYSFELDGGAEGAAPLLSVFGGKITTYRELAAEAIRQLEPFLPVLEGEDWTGKAFLPGGDFGRFDAPALAADLAARHPFLGEVEAHRLIRLYGTSAATFLGDAASAADSGEGFGHGLTAAEVDYLITREWARTAADVLWRRTKLGLHFTDAQTARLAAYITERITPA; via the coding sequence ATGCCCGATGTGTTCGACCTTGCAGTGATCGGCGGCGGCGTGAACGGCGCCGGGATCGCGCGCGACGCAGCCGGGCGCGGGGCCAAGGTGCTGCTGCTGGAACGCGGCGATCTGGCGGAAGGCACCTCGTCCAACTCCACCAAGCTGATCCACGGCGGCTTGCGCTATCTGGAGCATTACGAATTTGCGTTGGTGCGCGAGGCGCTGACCGAGCGGGAGGTGCTGTGGGGCATCGCGCCGCACATCATCTGGCCGCTGCGCTTCATCCTGCCCCACCGCCCCGGCCTGCGCCCGCGCTGGCTGCTGCGGCTGGGGCTGTTCCTCTACGACCATATCGGCGGTCGCAAATATCTGCCCTCGGCCGAGGGGATCGACCTGACCCGGCACCCCGCCGGCGCGCCGCTCAAGCCAGCATATACCCGCGCCTTTGCCTATTCCGATGGCTGGGTGGATGATGCGCGGCTGGTGGTGCTCAACGCCCGCGACGCGGCGGATCGCGGAGCCGAAGTGCGCACCCGCTGCGAGGTGGCAGCGCTCACCCGCGAAGGCGAACTTTGGCGGATCGACGCGGGGGGCGAAACCTTCCGCGCCCGCGCAGTCGTCAACGCCGCCGGGCCGCGCGTGCTCGACCTGCTGGGCCGCGCGGGCGAGCCGTCTGCGCAAAAGATGCGGCTAGTGCGCGGCTCGCACATCGTTGTCCGCAAGCTGTTCGACCACGACTACGCCTATTTCTTCCAGCTGCCCGACGGGCGGATCTTCTTCGCGATCCCCTACGAACAGGACTTCACCCTGATCGGCACCACCGATGTCGATCACGACGGCAGCCTCGACGAAGTGCGCGCCAGTGCGGAGGAAATCGCTTACCTGTGCGCGGGCGCCTCGGAGTATTTCCGTAAGCCCGTAACGCCTGCTGATGTGGTCTGGACCTATTCCGGAGTGCGCCCGCTGATCGACGATGGTTCGGGCAAGCCGGAGGCAGCGACCCGCGGTTACAGCTTCGAACTCGACGGCGGAGCGGAGGGCGCGGCGCCCTTGCTCTCGGTGTTCGGCGGCAAGATCACCACCTACCGCGAACTCGCCGCCGAGGCGATCCGCCAGCTTGAACCCTTCCTGCCGGTGCTGGAAGGCGAGGATTGGACCGGCAAGGCGTTCTTGCCCGGCGGCGATTTCGGGCGGTTCGATGCGCCCGCCCTCGCCGCTGATCTGGCCGCGCGTCATCCGTTTCTGGGCGAGGTCGAGGCTCACCGCCTGATCCGCCTTTACGGTACTTCGGCCGCCACATTCCTCGGCGATGCTGCCAGCGCAGCGGATTCGGGTGAAGGATTCGGCCACGGGCTGACGGCGGCTGAAGTCGACTACCTCATCACCCGCGAATGGGCCCGCACTGCCGCCGACGTGCTGTGGCGGCGCACCAAGCTCGGCCTGCATTTCACGGACGCGCAAACCGCGCGGCTCGCTGCCTACATCACCGAAAGGATTACCCCCGCATGA
- a CDS encoding putative sulfate exporter family transporter, which produces MKRDARPDFEAFAGDLFGEIMLADTATAAAAKAEKKPLSRFVPGLAICAIAGAAAAWLSQNYGVPIILAGLLLGLALNFAATDPRTHDGLDWVSRHGLRGGIVLLGFQVTVMQVLAMGVVPFLGLALVMGAALLAALAAARMTGQSASVGLLGGGATAICGASAALALYGVIGRERIDQALFTLTLVILAAASAIALVTYPPLTRMLGFSDAQAGFLVGASIHDVAQAIGAGFAVSDAAGAQATVVKLTRVALLAPLVTLAALWIARAEPLPEGVGRTRVPILPGFILAFLALVGVNSFVTLPADLAGHALTLSKTLLLLAVTATAMRTRTDLLLGLGWRSVMPVLAATIASLAAALGFAWWMI; this is translated from the coding sequence ATGAAGCGCGATGCGCGCCCCGATTTCGAGGCTTTTGCCGGCGACCTGTTCGGCGAGATCATGCTCGCCGATACGGCTACTGCTGCCGCCGCCAAAGCCGAGAAGAAGCCGCTGTCGCGCTTCGTCCCCGGCTTGGCGATCTGCGCCATTGCCGGAGCGGCGGCGGCTTGGCTCAGCCAGAATTACGGGGTGCCGATCATTCTGGCGGGACTGCTGCTCGGCCTCGCGCTGAACTTTGCGGCCACTGACCCGCGCACCCATGACGGCTTGGACTGGGTCTCGCGCCACGGCCTGCGCGGCGGGATCGTGCTGCTCGGCTTTCAGGTCACGGTGATGCAGGTGCTGGCGATGGGCGTTGTGCCGTTTCTCGGCCTCGCGCTGGTGATGGGCGCCGCGCTCCTCGCCGCGCTCGCAGCCGCCCGCATGACGGGGCAGAGCGCTTCGGTCGGCCTGCTCGGCGGCGGGGCAACCGCGATCTGCGGGGCTTCGGCGGCGCTGGCGCTTTATGGCGTCATCGGGCGCGAGCGGATCGATCAGGCGCTCTTCACGCTGACGCTGGTGATCCTTGCCGCCGCTAGCGCGATTGCGCTCGTTACCTATCCGCCGCTGACCCGGATGCTCGGCTTTAGCGATGCGCAGGCCGGGTTCCTGGTCGGCGCATCGATCCACGATGTCGCGCAGGCGATTGGCGCGGGGTTCGCGGTGTCGGACGCAGCCGGTGCGCAGGCGACCGTGGTGAAGCTCACCCGCGTGGCGCTGCTCGCCCCGCTGGTGACGCTCGCCGCGCTGTGGATCGCCCGCGCCGAGCCGCTGCCCGAAGGCGTGGGCCGGACGCGGGTGCCGATCCTGCCGGGCTTCATTCTGGCCTTCCTAGCGCTGGTAGGGGTGAACTCGTTCGTCACCCTGCCCGCTGACCTTGCGGGCCATGCGCTGACCCTGTCAAAGACCTTGCTGCTGCTCGCCGTCACCGCCACAGCCATGCGGACGCGGACCGACCTGCTGCTTGGATTGGGTTGGCGGTCGGTGATGCCGGTGCTTGCGGCGACCATTGCCTCGCTCGCAGCGGCGCTGGGCTTTGCGTGGTGGATGATCTGA
- a CDS encoding TonB-dependent receptor — MRAFVPLAIVAALVAPAPLAAQARELAIPAGTVAEAAIAIARATDASIVIADPALGRQRMAGIKGRMDAASAVRKLARASGMQAVKVGPKAWRLVAAPPRRASVMQRPRPLRVAATATTTTVPPETEGAPIIVTASKRDLTFAEIAGQVTLLDGAVLERGGVGGTEKIMQRAATVSSTYLGSGRNKLFIRGIADSSFTGPTQATVGQYFGDLRLSYNAPDPDLRLSDMERVEILEGPQGTLYGAGSLGGIIRLVPRAPEARETSLVVSGGASAIADGEPGGDLHATLNLPVVGETATLRANIDVASLGGYIDKPEIGRSNVNRTAILSGRAALRVDIAPGWSADVIVLGQDTEADDSQYADRRGARLISSAQVTEGSRAQYGQGQLVITGQIGEVRIKSSTGIGAQDLTERYDATEPGGPPRLFRQRNETRMIANETRIWQPVGEQFGWVLGTSVIDNRNTLTRALGPAGEPAAAATGVENTVFEITGYGEASYRLFPAVTLAAGLRVTNVEIGGEGENVALQVALAGRAVTAERRETAYLPSASVLVDIADQGRAYVRYQEGFRPGGLAVFGDFVRQFRSDYARTIEVGGGWGLPGRGPFDLAASVSYTRWRDIQADFIDDGGLPSTANIGNGTIWAASVSGSVRLAPGLRAEAGATLNDSDVDEPVLIALARLSRIPNIARFSGRAGLAWRRAFDNGTAIEADGWVSYVGKSRLGIGPELGELQGDYLDSGLILRFGRENAGLTLSVTNIAGSEGNRFALGTPFTTGREQITPLQPRTIRIGFDTRF; from the coding sequence CGTCCCTCTTGCCATTGTGGCCGCGCTGGTCGCGCCTGCGCCGCTGGCTGCACAGGCGCGCGAGCTGGCGATTCCGGCTGGTACGGTGGCCGAGGCCGCGATTGCGATTGCACGGGCGACAGATGCCAGCATCGTTATCGCTGACCCTGCATTGGGGCGGCAACGGATGGCCGGAATCAAGGGCCGGATGGATGCTGCAAGCGCGGTGAGGAAGCTCGCCCGGGCGAGCGGGATGCAGGCGGTCAAGGTCGGGCCGAAGGCATGGCGGCTGGTGGCGGCGCCGCCGCGCCGCGCTTCAGTGATGCAACGCCCGCGTCCGTTGCGCGTTGCAGCCACCGCTACCACGACTACTGTCCCGCCTGAGACCGAAGGCGCGCCGATCATCGTCACCGCCAGCAAGCGCGATCTGACCTTCGCCGAGATCGCGGGGCAGGTGACGCTGCTCGACGGCGCGGTGCTCGAACGCGGCGGGGTGGGCGGGACCGAGAAGATCATGCAGCGCGCCGCTACGGTCAGTTCGACCTATCTCGGCAGCGGGCGCAACAAGCTGTTCATTCGCGGCATTGCGGATTCGAGCTTCACCGGGCCGACGCAGGCCACCGTGGGCCAGTATTTCGGCGACCTGCGGCTCAGCTACAACGCGCCCGACCCTGATCTGCGCCTGTCCGACATGGAGCGGGTCGAAATCCTCGAAGGGCCGCAGGGCACGCTTTATGGCGCAGGCTCGCTGGGCGGGATCATCCGGCTGGTGCCGCGCGCGCCGGAGGCGAGGGAAACCAGCCTCGTCGTCTCGGGCGGGGCCAGCGCGATTGCGGACGGCGAGCCGGGCGGCGACCTTCACGCCACACTGAACCTGCCGGTGGTGGGCGAGACGGCGACATTGCGCGCCAACATCGATGTCGCCAGCCTCGGCGGCTATATCGACAAGCCCGAAATCGGCCGCAGCAACGTCAATCGCACAGCGATCCTGTCAGGCCGCGCAGCGCTGCGCGTCGACATCGCACCGGGCTGGAGCGCGGATGTGATCGTGCTGGGGCAGGATACCGAGGCTGACGACAGCCAATATGCCGACCGCCGGGGCGCGCGCCTTATCAGCTCGGCGCAGGTCACCGAAGGCAGCCGCGCGCAATACGGGCAAGGCCAGTTGGTCATCACCGGGCAGATCGGCGAAGTGCGGATCAAGTCCTCGACCGGGATCGGCGCGCAAGACCTGACCGAGCGGTATGATGCGACCGAACCGGGCGGCCCGCCGCGCTTGTTCCGCCAGCGCAACGAAACCCGCATGATCGCGAATGAAACCCGGATCTGGCAGCCGGTGGGCGAGCAATTCGGCTGGGTGCTCGGCACCAGTGTAATCGACAACCGCAACACGCTGACCCGCGCGCTCGGCCCGGCGGGGGAACCTGCGGCGGCGGCAACCGGGGTCGAGAACACCGTGTTTGAAATCACCGGCTATGGCGAGGCCAGCTATCGCCTGTTCCCGGCCGTGACGCTGGCGGCGGGCCTGCGTGTCACCAATGTCGAAATTGGCGGTGAGGGTGAGAATGTCGCGCTGCAAGTCGCGCTCGCGGGCCGCGCCGTGACGGCCGAGCGGCGTGAGACTGCCTATCTGCCGTCGGCCTCGGTGCTGGTCGATATCGCGGATCAGGGCCGGGCCTATGTCCGCTATCAGGAGGGCTTCCGTCCCGGTGGGCTGGCTGTCTTTGGCGATTTCGTGCGCCAGTTCCGCTCCGACTACGCCCGCACTATCGAGGTTGGCGGCGGCTGGGGCCTTCCGGGACGCGGGCCTTTCGACCTCGCTGCCAGCGTCTCGTACACCCGTTGGCGTGACATTCAGGCCGATTTCATCGACGATGGCGGCCTGCCGTCGACCGCGAATATCGGCAATGGCACGATCTGGGCGGCGAGCGTTTCGGGCAGCGTCCGCCTCGCCCCCGGACTGCGGGCTGAGGCCGGCGCGACTCTCAATGACAGTGATGTGGACGAGCCGGTGCTGATCGCGCTCGCCCGCCTCAGCCGCATTCCCAATATCGCGCGCTTTTCGGGCCGGGCGGGGCTCGCATGGCGGCGCGCCTTCGACAATGGCACCGCGATCGAGGCGGATGGTTGGGTCAGCTATGTCGGCAAATCCCGGCTCGGGATCGGGCCGGAGCTGGGCGAATTGCAGGGCGATTACCTCGACAGCGGGCTGATCCTGCGCTTCGGGCGCGAGAATGCGGGGCTGACGCTCTCGGTCACCAACATAGCGGGGAGCGAAGGGAATCGCTTCGCGCTCGGCACGCCGTTCACCACTGGCCGCGAACAAATCACGCCGCTCCAGCCGCGCACGATCCGCATCGGGTTCGACACGCGCTTCTGA
- a CDS encoding NAD(P)H-dependent oxidoreductase, with protein MTRIVALGGTVNPGSSTEQALRLAAGIAASEGAEVTVFGGEYLTALPHYLGPLHDPSQGAEMVAAVRAADGLLIAAPGYHGTISGVVKNALDYLEDLSRDERPYLDGRAVGLIATAFGDQASMSTLLTMRAITHALRGWPTPMGATIRTYRGLFSPDGECLDERARGQLELVGKQVVLGAKSFAAGRDLA; from the coding sequence ATGACCCGAATCGTAGCCCTTGGCGGCACGGTCAATCCCGGCTCATCCACCGAGCAGGCGCTGCGCCTTGCCGCTGGAATCGCGGCGAGCGAAGGGGCAGAAGTGACGGTGTTCGGCGGCGAATATCTGACTGCGCTGCCCCACTACCTCGGCCCGCTGCATGATCCCTCGCAAGGGGCCGAGATGGTCGCAGCCGTGCGCGCAGCGGATGGTTTGCTGATTGCCGCGCCGGGGTATCACGGCACGATTTCGGGCGTGGTCAAGAACGCGCTCGATTACCTCGAAGACCTTTCGCGGGACGAGCGCCCTTACCTTGATGGCCGCGCGGTCGGGCTGATTGCCACTGCGTTCGGCGATCAGGCGTCGATGTCGACCCTGCTCACCATGCGCGCGATCACCCATGCCTTACGCGGCTGGCCCACCCCAATGGGCGCGACGATCCGCACCTATCGCGGGCTGTTCTCGCCCGATGGCGAATGCCTGGATGAACGGGCGCGGGGGCAGCTGGAGCTGGTCGGCAAGCAGGTGGTGCTCGGCGCCAAGAGCTTTGCGGCCGGGAGGGATCTGGCGTGA
- a CDS encoding 3,4-dihydroxy-2-butanone-4-phosphate synthase: MTSADFDAALTAVAAGRIVVISGDRLRGGDIDLMCAAKHVTPEAINFMATHGRGLICLAVTPERADQLGLTLVNPGTARQTGRPFARSIEAAEGVSTGISAADRAHTVTVAMADGASSSDIHSPGHVFPLIGQSGGVLARPAACEAAIDLARMAGAGDAAVICSIMRDDGEMARIDDIGELIATHDLAVAEIGALIARLESARV, from the coding sequence GTGACCAGCGCGGATTTCGACGCGGCGCTCACCGCTGTTGCCGCGGGGCGGATCGTGGTGATTTCGGGCGACCGGCTGCGCGGCGGGGACATCGATCTGATGTGTGCTGCGAAGCACGTCACGCCCGAAGCGATCAATTTCATGGCTACCCACGGGCGCGGGCTGATCTGTCTGGCGGTGACGCCGGAGCGTGCCGACCAGCTGGGCCTCACCCTGGTGAACCCGGGCACCGCACGCCAGACCGGGCGGCCCTTCGCCCGCTCGATTGAAGCGGCCGAGGGCGTCTCCACCGGCATATCCGCGGCTGACCGGGCGCATACCGTCACAGTTGCGATGGCTGACGGGGCGAGTTCGTCGGACATCCACTCCCCCGGCCATGTCTTTCCGCTGATCGGCCAGAGCGGCGGCGTGCTGGCCCGTCCGGCGGCGTGCGAGGCGGCAATCGACCTCGCCCGGATGGCAGGCGCAGGGGACGCGGCGGTAATCTGTTCGATCATGCGCGATGATGGTGAGATGGCGCGGATCGACGATATCGGCGAGCTTATCGCGACCCATGATCTGGCCGTCGCAGAAATCGGCGCATTGATCGCCCGGCTGGAATCAGCGCGGGTCTAA
- a CDS encoding MFS transporter — MAQPSSPISARLRWSLFTVLCIAGVFNAMDRPIIAILKPDMMADFGWSDSDFGDLAAVTQFSAAFAFLFTGWLVDRLGVNRSMQVGATAWSLAAVAHGWALSTAQVVAARVGLGVTEAVQTPLTIKTVASLFPPDKRSFAFGFATMLAGAGTIAMPFVIPALALAVGWRGALVAGGIGGFLSLLAWMWLARGVAQLRERTLADSPDPGGESARYGAILANRATWAIVGAKALSDMTWWFINFWLADYYRKEFGLTTLELAVPLAIAFAGSGLGALLAGWVSTRLLERGHSPNRVRKGVMLASALLVAPLPLVLELNAFWPVACMIGVVMAGHQGFSLSLFSTITDVVPNAKVGRVTAFGAFMGNMGGVAISLITGRVLDAGFGFVPLFIFAASSYLVALAWFQWLLPVIRRPEEEATDLLA; from the coding sequence ATGGCCCAACCTTCCTCGCCCATATCTGCGCGGCTGCGCTGGTCGCTGTTCACGGTGCTGTGCATCGCGGGGGTGTTCAACGCGATGGACCGCCCGATCATCGCGATCCTGAAGCCCGACATGATGGCCGATTTCGGCTGGAGCGACAGTGACTTTGGTGATCTCGCCGCAGTCACGCAGTTCTCGGCCGCCTTCGCTTTCCTGTTCACCGGCTGGCTGGTCGACCGGCTCGGCGTGAACCGATCAATGCAGGTGGGCGCGACCGCATGGAGCCTTGCAGCGGTCGCGCATGGCTGGGCGCTGAGCACTGCGCAAGTGGTCGCCGCTCGCGTCGGGCTTGGCGTGACCGAGGCGGTGCAGACGCCGCTGACGATCAAGACCGTCGCGAGCCTGTTCCCGCCGGACAAGCGCAGCTTCGCCTTCGGCTTTGCGACCATGCTCGCAGGCGCAGGCACTATCGCGATGCCGTTCGTCATCCCGGCACTTGCGCTGGCGGTGGGCTGGCGCGGCGCACTGGTGGCGGGCGGGATCGGCGGATTTCTGTCGCTGCTCGCATGGATGTGGCTGGCGCGCGGGGTGGCGCAATTGCGCGAGCGCACGCTGGCGGACAGCCCCGACCCCGGCGGCGAGAGCGCGCGTTACGGCGCAATCCTCGCCAACCGCGCGACCTGGGCAATCGTCGGGGCCAAAGCGCTATCGGATATGACCTGGTGGTTCATCAACTTCTGGCTGGCGGATTATTACCGCAAGGAATTCGGCCTCACCACGCTGGAACTGGCCGTGCCGCTGGCAATTGCCTTTGCCGGATCAGGCCTTGGCGCGCTGCTGGCGGGGTGGGTGTCGACCCGGCTGCTGGAGCGCGGGCATAGCCCGAACCGGGTGCGCAAGGGCGTGATGCTGGCCTCGGCCCTGCTGGTCGCGCCCCTGCCGCTGGTGCTGGAGCTTAACGCCTTCTGGCCGGTCGCTTGCATGATCGGGGTGGTGATGGCCGGGCATCAGGGCTTCTCGCTCTCGCTGTTCTCGACCATCACCGATGTCGTCCCGAACGCCAAGGTCGGGCGGGTGACCGCGTTCGGCGCGTTCATGGGCAATATGGGCGGGGTGGCGATTTCGCTGATTACTGGCCGCGTGCTCGATGCAGGCTTCGGCTTCGTGCCGCTGTTCATCTTTGCCGCCTCGTCCTATCTGGTTGCGCTGGCGTGGTTCCAGTGGCTGCTGCCGGTGATCCGACGGCCGGAGGAAGAGGCGACGGATCTGCTCGCATAG
- a CDS encoding autotransporter domain-containing protein gives MTALHRTLLAGTALVALAQPLAAQTVISTARTTPVVTSTVNGGQPNDVRIETAGSVTVTSGTAVTVDSNNAVTNAGNITISNANDATGILVTGPRTANITNTGTITIDETYTPTDSDNDGDIDGPFAIGSGRTAIRIDGALTGNLVHSGTIVVEGNNSAGIRASGPITGTFTHDGKTTVTGNNSVGVAVGNVSGNVRLAGEITARGANAQGAVLGGNLGGALRVQSAITVSGYRSVPAPADASRLDADDLLQGGSALVIEGNVAKGIIFEIAPADLVTTDNDEDKDGIEDAKEGNTRIIAYGAAPAVQIGGTSNIAIGATEGTANNFGIVMAGTILGDGVYTGVNGTGMRIGGRSGNVTIANGMQINGQIGAAARGANATALELAAGTTVPILSNGGTIAATVSGTTTGDATGVLIGAGASLPVLRNSKSITATTVSGGGAFAIVDRSGTLGLIENSGAISASGALATSNRNVAIDLSARTGDSIVRQTVVAAGNAAPSIIGDIRFGSGSDLLDLADGVASGTISFGGGTNRFLMSGDAAFSGTVDFGGGAGTLSIANTAGFGGRLVNAQNVAVGLSGGTLALNGPTTIASLDVGATGVIGATLGGAAGSDTAITVTGNATFASGSKIRIRLSDLNTAGGTYAVISAGSLTGASNLTADSALVPFLYKAALAVNGNTINVAINRKATGELGLNTAESAAFDKLFIALAEDDKVADLFLSIGTAEVFQAYVAQTLPDYAGGTFQGLSQGLRAFDRHFLDPNSPFDEEGKFRIIADFANWNSEKDRGQSAAFDLSGLGFRGGVEYLSKFGAVGVTGSWLWSKHTSGPFDNSVMGDSYEGGVHWRGKFGPVIGFARVGAGKSDYSGSRVFAGGTGEDAVNLTINRDWSGDFVSASGGVSIEGGGQFFFFRPSLVVDYLRLKEDGYEETGGGDALDLTVQGRSSKEVGINGGVTVGVDMWGMQARDNGWFRIEAEGGWRELLTSDLGATSAQFGDGAQFTLTPEGRDSGWYARARALGGDGSYKIAGEVGLENQFGNIGYSLRASIRFGW, from the coding sequence ATGACTGCCCTGCACCGCACGCTTCTTGCCGGGACGGCGCTTGTCGCCCTTGCGCAGCCCCTCGCCGCTCAGACCGTCATCAGCACCGCGCGCACCACGCCGGTCGTGACCTCGACCGTGAACGGCGGCCAGCCCAATGACGTGCGGATCGAGACCGCAGGCTCGGTCACCGTGACCAGCGGCACGGCGGTGACGGTCGACAGCAACAACGCGGTCACCAACGCGGGCAATATCACGATCAGCAATGCCAATGATGCGACCGGCATCCTGGTGACCGGCCCGCGCACGGCCAACATCACCAATACCGGCACGATCACGATCGACGAGACCTATACTCCCACTGACAGCGACAATGATGGCGACATCGACGGGCCATTCGCCATCGGCAGCGGCCGCACCGCGATCCGCATCGATGGTGCGCTGACCGGCAATCTCGTCCACTCCGGCACGATTGTGGTCGAGGGCAACAACTCCGCTGGCATCCGCGCCAGTGGCCCGATCACCGGCACCTTCACTCATGACGGCAAGACCACCGTGACTGGCAACAATTCGGTCGGCGTTGCGGTTGGCAATGTTTCCGGCAATGTCCGGCTGGCGGGTGAGATCACCGCGCGCGGAGCCAATGCGCAGGGCGCGGTGCTGGGCGGCAATCTTGGCGGCGCGCTGCGGGTGCAGAGCGCTATCACGGTGAGCGGCTATCGCTCGGTCCCTGCCCCGGCTGACGCCTCGCGGCTCGATGCGGACGATCTGCTGCAAGGCGGCAGCGCTTTGGTGATCGAAGGCAATGTCGCCAAGGGCATCATCTTTGAAATCGCCCCGGCCGATCTCGTCACAACTGACAATGACGAGGACAAGGACGGGATCGAGGATGCCAAGGAAGGCAACACCCGGATCATTGCCTACGGCGCGGCGCCCGCGGTGCAGATCGGCGGGACGAGCAATATCGCCATCGGCGCGACCGAAGGCACAGCCAACAATTTCGGTATCGTCATGGCCGGCACGATTTTGGGCGACGGGGTCTATACCGGCGTGAACGGCACCGGGATGCGGATCGGCGGGCGCAGCGGGAACGTTACCATCGCCAACGGGATGCAGATCAACGGTCAGATCGGTGCCGCCGCGCGCGGGGCCAATGCCACCGCTCTTGAGCTTGCGGCAGGCACGACCGTGCCGATCCTGAGCAACGGCGGCACCATCGCCGCGACGGTCTCCGGCACCACCACGGGCGATGCAACCGGGGTGCTGATCGGGGCGGGCGCGTCGCTCCCAGTGCTGCGCAACTCCAAGTCGATCACGGCGACAACGGTGTCCGGTGGCGGGGCCTTTGCCATCGTTGACCGGTCCGGCACGCTCGGCCTGATCGAGAACAGCGGCGCGATCAGCGCGAGCGGCGCGCTGGCGACCTCGAACCGCAATGTCGCAATCGACCTCTCGGCACGCACCGGTGACAGCATCGTCCGCCAGACTGTGGTTGCCGCCGGCAATGCCGCGCCCTCGATCATCGGCGATATCCGCTTCGGCAGCGGTTCCGACTTGCTCGATCTGGCCGACGGCGTGGCGAGCGGCACGATCAGCTTCGGTGGCGGCACCAACCGCTTCCTGATGAGCGGTGATGCAGCCTTCAGCGGCACGGTCGATTTCGGCGGCGGGGCTGGCACGCTGTCCATCGCCAACACCGCCGGGTTCGGCGGGCGGCTGGTGAATGCGCAAAATGTCGCAGTCGGCCTCAGCGGCGGGACGCTCGCGCTGAACGGCCCGACCACCATCGCCAGCCTCGATGTCGGCGCGACCGGCGTGATCGGCGCGACGCTGGGCGGGGCAGCGGGCAGCGACACCGCGATCACCGTCACCGGTAATGCCACTTTTGCGAGCGGCTCCAAGATTCGCATCCGCCTTTCCGACCTCAATACTGCCGGGGGCACCTATGCGGTGATCTCCGCCGGCAGCCTGACTGGCGCGAGCAACCTGACCGCTGATTCTGCGCTGGTGCCGTTCCTCTACAAGGCGGCGCTGGCGGTGAATGGCAACACCATCAACGTCGCGATCAACCGCAAGGCAACCGGCGAGCTTGGCCTCAACACCGCCGAAAGCGCGGCTTTCGACAAGCTGTTCATCGCTCTAGCCGAGGATGACAAGGTCGCCGACCTGTTCTTGTCGATCGGCACGGCGGAAGTGTTCCAGGCCTATGTCGCCCAGACCCTGCCCGATTATGCGGGCGGCACCTTTCAGGGGTTGAGCCAAGGCCTGCGCGCCTTTGATCGGCACTTCCTCGACCCCAACTCGCCGTTCGATGAAGAAGGCAAGTTCCGGATCATCGCCGATTTCGCCAACTGGAATTCGGAAAAAGACCGCGGCCAATCGGCGGCGTTCGACCTGAGCGGCCTCGGTTTCCGCGGCGGGGTGGAATACCTCAGCAAGTTCGGCGCGGTCGGGGTGACGGGCAGCTGGTTGTGGAGCAAGCACACGTCCGGCCCGTTCGACAATTCTGTGATGGGTGACAGCTACGAAGGCGGCGTCCACTGGCGCGGCAAGTTTGGCCCGGTGATCGGCTTTGCGCGCGTCGGCGCGGGTAAGTCGGACTATTCGGGCAGCCGTGTGTTTGCGGGCGGAACCGGGGAGGACGCGGTAAACCTCACCATCAACCGCGACTGGAGCGGCGATTTCGTCTCGGCCAGCGGCGGCGTGTCGATTGAAGGCGGCGGCCAGTTCTTTTTCTTCCGCCCCTCGCTGGTGGTCGATTACCTGCGCCTCAAGGAAGATGGCTACGAGGAAACTGGCGGCGGCGATGCGCTGGACCTGACGGTTCAGGGCCGGTCGAGCAAGGAAGTCGGCATCAATGGCGGCGTCACCGTCGGCGTCGATATGTGGGGTATGCAGGCGCGCGACAATGGCTGGTTCCGGATCGAGGCCGAAGGTGGCTGGCGCGAATTGCTGACGAGTGATTTGGGCGCAACGAGCGCGCAGTTTGGCGATGGAGCGCAGTTCACGCTGACCCCCGAAGGGCGCGACAGCGGCTGGTACGCTCGCGCCCGCGCGCTGGGCGGGGACGGCAGTTACAAGATCGCCGGTGAAGTCGGGCTGGAAAACCAGTTCGGCAATATCGGCTACAGTTTGCGTGCGTCGATCCGCTTCGGCTGGTGA